A single genomic interval of Macadamia integrifolia cultivar HAES 741 chromosome 6, SCU_Mint_v3, whole genome shotgun sequence harbors:
- the LOC122081863 gene encoding uncharacterized protein LOC122081863, whose product MDSICNQQNNHGIMVEGQEGDDLDSISSSSSDLSSNSISSSEEFMDDATTSTSSASSSSPDQLSCNGPLYEMSSLMQQLPFKKGLSKYFQGKSQSFTSLTNVRSLEDLAKPENPYKNKKLKSCRSYGGLSESQKPWLPRTNSKIISKKTSRGSYYTANMRRSNSFLGNSRPPVRPHRTNSLIA is encoded by the exons ATGGATTCTATCTGCAACCAACAAAACAACCATGGGATCATGGTTGAAGGTCAAGAAGGTGATGATCTTgattccatttcttcttcttcttcagatctTTCAAGCAACTCTATCTCTTCATCAGAGGAATTCATGGATGATGCAACAACCTCGACGTCGTCGGCTTCATCTTCTTCGCCGGATCAACTCTCTTGTAATGGTCCTTTGTATGAGATGTCTTCTCTCATGCAACAACTCCCTTTCAA GAAAGGACTATCAAAGTATTTCCAGGGAAAATCACAGTCATTCACATCGTTAACAAATGTGAGGAGCTTAGAGGATCTTGCCAAGCCAGAGAACCCATACAAAAACAAGAAGCTCAAGTCCTGCAGGAGCTATGGGGGATTATCAGAGAGCCAGAAACCTTGGCTTCCCAGAACCAATTCTAAGATCATCTCAAAGAAGACTTCAAGGGGTTCTTATTATACAGCTAATATGAGGAGGAGCAACAGCTTCTTGGGCAACAGCCGGCCACCAGTCCGTCCACATAGAACTAATAGTTTGATCGCTTGA